In Centropristis striata isolate RG_2023a ecotype Rhode Island chromosome 1, C.striata_1.0, whole genome shotgun sequence, one DNA window encodes the following:
- the smc3 gene encoding structural maintenance of chromosomes protein 3, translated as MYIKQVIIQGFRSYRDQTVVDPFSPKHNVIVGRNGSGKSNFFYAIQFVLSDEFSHLRPEQRLALLHEGTGPRVISAFVEIIFDNSDNRLPIDKEEVSLRRVIGAKKDQYFLDKKMVTKNDVMNLLESAGFSRSNPYYIVKQGKINQMATAPDSQRLKLLREVAGTRVYDERKEESISLMKETEGKREKINELLKYIEERLHTLEDEKEELAQYQKWDKMRRALEYTIYNQELNETRAKLDELSSKRETCGDKSRQLRDAQQDARDKVEETERVVRELKSKISAMKEEREQLSAERQEQIKQRTKLELKAKDLQDELAGNSEQRKRLLKERQKLLEKIEEKQKELQETEPKFNMVKEKEERGISRLAQATQERTDLYAKQGRGSQFTSKEERDKWIKKELKSLDQAINDKKRQITAIHKDLEDTETNKEKNLEQYNKLDQDLNEVKTRVEELDKKYYEVKNRKDELQSERNYLWREENAEQQALAAKREDLEKKQQLLRAATGKAILNGIDSINKVLEHFRRKGINQHVINGYHGIVMNNFECEPAFYTCVEVTAGTRLFYHIVETDEVSTKILMEFNKMNLPGEVTFLPLTKLDVRDTAYPETNDAIPMISKLRYSNNFDKAFKHVFGKTLICRSMEVSTQLARAFTMDCITLEGDQVSHRGALTGGYYDTRKSRLELQKDMRKAEEELGELEAKLNENLRRNIERINNEIDQLMNQMQQIETQQRKFKASRDSILSEMKMLKEKRQQSEKTFMPKQRSLQSLEASLHAMESTRESLKAELGTDLLSQLSLEDQRRVDDLNDEIRQLQQDNRQLLNERIKLEGIMTRVETYLNENLRKRLDQVEQELNELRETEGGTVLTATTSELDGINKRVKETLARSEDLDSLVDKTELEIKDHIKSMDRWKNIEKEQNDAINHDTKELEKMTNRQGMLLKKKEECMKKIRELGSLPQEAFEKYQTLTLKQLFRKLEQCNTELKKYSHVNKKALDQFVNFSEQKEKLIKRQDELDRGYKSIMELMNVLELRKYEAIQLTFKQVSKNFSEVFQKLVPGGKATLVMKKGDAEGSQSQDEGESGADSERGSGSQSSVPSVDQFTGVGIRVSFTGKQGEMREMQQLSGGQKSLVALALIFAIQKCDPAPFYLFDEIDQALDAQHRKAVSDMIVELAGHAQFITTTFRPELLESADKFYGVKFRNKVSHIDVITAEQAKDFVEDDTTHG; from the exons TTGGAAGAAATGGGTCAggaaaaagtaactttttctATG CCATCCAGTTTGTGCTCAGTGATGAGTTCAGCCACCTGCGACCTGAGCAGCGCCTGGCTCTGCTCCAT GAGGGAACTGGTCCTCGTGTCATTTCGGCTTTTGTGGAGATTATATTTGACAATTCTGACAACCGGCTGCCG ATCGACAAGGAGGAAGTCTCTCTTCGGCGTGTCATTGGCGCAAAGAAGGACCAGTACTTCTTAGACAAGAAGATGGTGAC TAAGAATGACGTCATGAACCTTCTGGAGAGTGCCGGCTTCTCCCGCAGTAACCCCTACTACATCGTCAAGCAGGGAAAG ATCAACCAAATGGCCACAGCACCTGACTCCCAGCGTCTGAAGCTGCTCAGAGAGGTGGCAGGGACACGTGTGTATGACGAGCGCAAAGAGGAGAGTATTTCTCTCATGAAGGAGACGG AGGGTAAGCGAGAGAAGATCAATGAGCTGTTGAAGTACATCGAGGAGCGTCTGCACACCCTGGAGGATGAGAAGGAGGAGCTGGCTCAGTACCAGAAATGGGACAAGATGAGAAGAGCCCTGGAGTACACCATCTACAACCAGGAGCTTAATGAAACCCGCGCCAAACTGGACGAG ctgtCATCCAAGAGAGAGACCtgtggagacaaatccagacaGCTGCGTGATGCTCAGCAAGATGCCCGTGACAAAGTAGAG GAGACAGAGCGTGTTGTGCGTGAGCTGAAGTCAAAGATCTCTGCCATGAAGGAGGAAAGAGAGCAGCTATCGGCCGAGCGCCAGGAGCAGATCAAGCAGAGGACCAAGCTCGAGCTGAAGGCCAAGGACCTGCAGGACGAGCTGGCAGGCAACAGCGAACAGAGG AAACGCCTGCTAAAGGAGCGGCAGAAGCTGCTGGAGAAAATCGAGGAGAAGCaaaaagagctgcaggagaCTGAACCCAAATTCAACATGGTGAAGGAAAAAGAGGAGCGGGGCATATCCAG ACTGGCCCAGGCTACACAGGAAAGGACAGACCTGTACGCCAAGCAGGGCCGTGGCAGCCAGTTCACCTCCAAGGAAGAGAGGGACAAGTGGATCAAGAAGGAGCTGAAGTCTCTGGACCAGGCCATCAATGACAAGAAGAGGCAGATCACAGCCATCCACAAAGACCTGGAGGACACAGAGACCAACAAGGAGAAGAACCTCGAGCAGTACAAT AAACTCGATCAAGATCTGAATGAGGTTAAGACCCGTGTTGAAGAACTGGACAAAAAGTATTATGAAGTTAAGAACAGGAAAGACGAGCTGCAGAGCGAAAGAAA CTACCTGTGGCGTGAGGAGAACGCAGAGCAGCAGGCCCTGGCAGCCAAACGAGAGGACCTGGAGAAGAAACAGCAGCTCCTTCGAGCGGCTACTGGCAAG GCCATTCTGAACGGCATTGACAGCATCAACAAAGTCCTTGAGCATTTCCGTCGAAAGGGCATCAACCAGCATGTCATCAATGGTTACCATGGCATCGTCATGAATAACTTTGAGTGTGAGCCCGCCTTTTACACCTGTGTGGAGGTCACTGCTGGTACCAG ACTGTTCTATCACATTGTGGAGACTGATGAGGTCAGCACCAAAATACTAATGGAGTTCAACAAAATGAACCTGCCTGGAGAAGTCACATTCCTGCCCCTGACCAAGCTGGACGTCCGGGACACCGCCTACCCAGAGACCAAT GACGCCATCCCCATGATCAGCAAGCTGCGCTACAGCAACAACTTTGACAAGGCCTTCAAGCACGTGTTTGGGAAGACCCTGATTTGTCGCAGCATGGAAGTTTCCACCCAGCTGGCCAGAGCCTTCACTATGGACTGTATCACTCTGGAGG GTGACCAGGTAAGTCACCGTGGAGCTCTGACAGGGGGCTACTACGATACCAGAAAGTCTCGTCTGGAGCTTCAGAAAGACATGAGGAAGGCTGAGGAGGAGCTGGGCGAGCTGGAGGCCAAGCTCAACGAGAACCTGCGTAGGAACATTGA ACGCATCAACAATGAGATTGACCAGCTGATGAACCAGATGCAGCAGATCGAGACACAGCAGAGGAAGTTTAAGGCGTCCCGAGACAGTATTCTGTCAGAGATGAAGATGCTGAAGGAGAAGAGACAGCAGTCAGAGAAGACGTTTATGCCCAAG CAACGCAGTCTCCAAAGTCTGGAGGCCAGTCTCCATGCCATGGAGTCCACCAGGGAGTCACTGAAGGCCGAGCTCGGTACAGACCTGCTCTCTCAGCTCAGCCTGGAGGACCAGAGGCGTGTCGATGACCTCAACGATGAGATCCGTCAACTCCAGCAG GACAACAGGCAGTTGTTGAATGAGAGGATTAAGCTGGAAGGCATAATGACCAGAGTGGAAACATATCTCAACGAGAACTTGCGAAAACGTCTTGACCAAGTGGAGCAG GAGCTAAATGAACTGCGAGAGACTGAGGGAGGCACAGTGCTTACAGCCACAACATCCGAGCTGGACGGCATCAACAAACGTGTCAAAGAGACTTTGGCACGATCAGAAG ATCTGGATTCTCTGGTTGACAAGACAGAGTTGGAGATCAAGGACCACATAAAGAGCATGGATCGTTGGAAGAACATCGAGAAGGAGCAGAATGACGCCATCAACCACGACACCAAGGAGCTGGAGAAGATGACCAACAGGCAGGGCATGCTGCTCAAGAAGAAAGAGGAGTGCATGAAGAAGATCAGAGAGCTCGGCTCGCTGCCTCAGGAGGCCTTTGAGAAGTACCAGACCCTTACACTCAAAcag TTGTTCCGAAAACTGGAGCAGTGCAACACAGAGCTGAAGAAGTACAGTCATGTGAACAAGAAAGCTTTGGACCAGTTTGTCAACTTCTCTGAACAGAAGGAAAAGCTCATCAAGCGTCAGGACGAGTTGGACCGTGGCTACAAATCCATCATGGAGCTCATGAACGTCCTCGAGCTGCGCAAGTACGAGGCCATCCAGCTCACCTTCAAACAG gTGTCGAAGAACTTCAGTGAAGTCTTCCAGAAGCTGGTGCCAGGTGGCAAAGCGACGTTGGTGATGAAGAAGGGTGACGCTGAGGGCAGCCAGTCTCAAGACGAGGGTGAGAGCGGTGCAGACAGCGAGAGGGGCTCCGGTTCACAGAGCAGCGTTCCCTCAGTTGACCAGTTCACTGGAGTCGGCATCAGA GTGTCGTTCACAGGGAAGCAGGGTGAGATGAGAGAAATGCAGCAGCTGTCTGGAGGTCAGAAGTCTCTGGTGGCTCTGGCTCTGATTTTTGCCATACAAAAGTGTGACCCCGCTCCTTTCTACCTGTTTGATGAGATCGACCAGGCCCTCGACGCGCAGCACAGGAAGGCTGTCTCAG ACATGATCGTTGAGTTGGCAGGCCACGCCCAGTTCATCACCACCACCTTCAGGCCCGAGCTGCTCGAGTCCGCTGACAAGTTCTACGGTGTCAAATTCAGAAACAAG gTGAGTCACATTGATGTGATCACAGCAGAGCAGGCCAAAGACTTTGTGGAGGATGACACCACCCATGGTTAA